The genomic stretch CGGCTAGAAATAAATAGAACAGTGGTTGATGTACTTTGAATAGGTCAGCCATTTATAACATAACAATAAAGAATAAGTTTAAGGAATAGATATGTCTGTATTACAAATTGGTGCTGGTGGTGTTGGTTGGGTTATTGCCCATAAATGTGCTCAAAACAATGACGTGTTTGGTGATATCACAATCGCTTCACGCACAATCGCTAAATGTGACAAGATCATCACCAGTGTTCATCACCGCGACAACTTAAAAGACAAGACTCGCAACTTGGTATCACGTGAAATCAACGTTGATAACAAAGATGAGCTAATCGCACTGATTGAAGAAGTAAATCCAGATCTAGTAATCAATGCCGGTCCTCCGTGGGTTAACGTAGCTATCATGGCTGCGTGTGTAGCGACTAAAACAGCTTACCTAGACACATCTGTTGCAACGGATCTATGTAGCGAAGGTCAGCAAGTACCTGAAGCTTACGACCCACAATGGGCATTCCGTGACGACTTCGAAAAAGCCGGTATCACAGGTATCCTAGGTGCAGGTTTTGATCCAGGCGTAGTAAGCGTTTTCGCAACGTATGCATACAAGCATTTGTTTGACGAAATCGACAGCATTGACGTAATGGATGTAAACGCGGGTGATCATGGTCAACGCTTTGCAACTAACTTTGATCCAGAAACAAACATGTTAGAGATCTTAGGCGACTCGTTCTATTTTGAAAACAAAGAATGGCATCAAGTACCTTGCCACAGCCGTGTAATGGAATTTGATTTCCCGGTTGTTGGTCAGCAAAAAGTGTATTCAATGGCGCACGATGAAGTACGTTCTTTAGCTGAATTCATTCCTGCAAAACGTATTGAGTTCTGGATGGGTTTCTCGGATAACTACCTTAAATACTTCAACGTAATGCGCGATATTGGTTTATTAAGCCAAGTGCCTGTTACCACAACAGACGGTATTACCGTTGAACCACTGAAAGTATTAAAAGCGATCTTACCAGATCCAACCTCACTAGCGTCAGGTTACACGGGCAAAACATGTATCGGTACATGGGTTCGTGGTACTAAAGCAGGTAAGCCACGTAGCGTATTCGTATACAACATCTGTGATCACGAAGAAGCGTACAACGAAGTTGAGCATCAAGCGATCTCTTATACAACAGGCGTACCAGCAATCACTGCAGCATTACTTTACTTCCAAGGTAAGTGGAGTGAAAAAGGTCTATTTAACGTAGAACAGCTTAACCCAGATGACTTCTTAGAATTGATGCCACGCATTGGTCTAGACTGGGAAGTTCAAGAGTTGGATTGCGAGTAATGTCAGCTGATAAAGCGACTGCAACAGAGGCGTTAACTACGCCTCTTAAAACACCGTATTTCATGATCCATGAAGATAAACTGCTGCGCAATCTTGAGATCTGCAAGCAGTTAAAAGATCTATCGGATGTGAAATTGGTATTGGCATTGAAGTGTTTCTCGACATGGGGAACATTCGATACCATCAGTAAATATTTAGACGGTACAACCAGCAGTGGTCCGTATGAAGTGCAACTAGGTCACGAGACATTTCCCGGTGAAACACATGCTTATAGTGTGGGTTACAGCGAAGATGACGTGATTGCTGTGCGTGATATTGCCGATAAAATTATCTTTAACTCGGTATCACAACTGGAACGCATGCAGTCTTTGTTACCAGCTTCAAGCAGTGTTGGTTTACGCATTAACCCTGAAGTAAGTTACGCAGGGCAAGATCTTGCTGATCCTGCACGTGCTTATTCGCGCTTAGGCGTTAAAAAAGCGGGGCTAACAGCTGAAACTGTCGCTAAACTTGATGGTTTGATGTTCCACATGAATTGTGAAAATAAGGATTTTGTTGCTTATAACACTATCCTTAATACAATTTCACAGCAGTTTTCAGCGCACTTAGATCAAGTATCTTGGGTGAGCTTGGGTGGTGGTTTGTTCTTCACTTACCCAGGTTATCCAGTGGCTGAATTAGCATTAGCACTGAAAGTCTTTGCTGAAAAACACCAAGTGCAGTTGTATCTTGAACCGGGTGAAGCCGTTATTACCGATACCACAGACCTTGTCGTTTCGGTACTAGACATCGTTGAAAATGATAAGAAAACTGCGATTGTTGACAGTGCAACGGAAGCACACCGTTTAGATACCCTTATCTATAACGAACCTGCTAGTTTTGCTGAAGC from Moritella marina ATCC 15381 encodes the following:
- a CDS encoding carboxynorspermidine synthase, with the protein product MSVLQIGAGGVGWVIAHKCAQNNDVFGDITIASRTIAKCDKIITSVHHRDNLKDKTRNLVSREINVDNKDELIALIEEVNPDLVINAGPPWVNVAIMAACVATKTAYLDTSVATDLCSEGQQVPEAYDPQWAFRDDFEKAGITGILGAGFDPGVVSVFATYAYKHLFDEIDSIDVMDVNAGDHGQRFATNFDPETNMLEILGDSFYFENKEWHQVPCHSRVMEFDFPVVGQQKVYSMAHDEVRSLAEFIPAKRIEFWMGFSDNYLKYFNVMRDIGLLSQVPVTTTDGITVEPLKVLKAILPDPTSLASGYTGKTCIGTWVRGTKAGKPRSVFVYNICDHEEAYNEVEHQAISYTTGVPAITAALLYFQGKWSEKGLFNVEQLNPDDFLELMPRIGLDWEVQELDCE
- the nspC gene encoding carboxynorspermidine decarboxylase, producing MSADKATATEALTTPLKTPYFMIHEDKLLRNLEICKQLKDLSDVKLVLALKCFSTWGTFDTISKYLDGTTSSGPYEVQLGHETFPGETHAYSVGYSEDDVIAVRDIADKIIFNSVSQLERMQSLLPASSSVGLRINPEVSYAGQDLADPARAYSRLGVKKAGLTAETVAKLDGLMFHMNCENKDFVAYNTILNTISQQFSAHLDQVSWVSLGGGLFFTYPGYPVAELALALKVFAEKHQVQLYLEPGEAVITDTTDLVVSVLDIVENDKKTAIVDSATEAHRLDTLIYNEPASFAEATADGEHPYIIGSCSCLAGDIFGEANFPQPLQVGDRLTIKDSAGYTMVKLNWFNGLKMPSIYFQRATIDGVDGKHVEGKRVEGKIETLNQFDYQDFKATLGKA